GCTCGAACCGCTCGAGGTACTTGAGCCCGCCGTGGACGAGCCGGGTCGAGATCGCGGAGGTGCGGGCGGCGAGGTCGTCCTGGTCGAAGAGGGCGACCGAGAGGCCGCGCGCGGCGGCCTCCCGTGCGACGGCCAGGCCGTTGATGCCCGCGCCGATGATCGCGACGTCGACCGCCGGGATCTCGGGCGTGTAGGTTGTGAGCGCCGGCATGTCAGTGCGCGAGCTCGGGGACGTCGTGCCCGGCCGACTCGAAGGAGAGCTGCCGGTAGAGGTCGAAGGCGTCCTCGGCGGTGAGCCCGTCGTGGACGACCCCGCGCACGGCGGCGAGCATGGCGGCCGGGTGCTCGGACTGGAACACGTTGCGGCCCATGTCGACGCCCGCCGCGCCCTCCTGCATGGCGCGGTAGGCGACGCGCAGAGCCTCCTGCTCCTCCACCTTCTTGCCGCCCGCGATGATGATCGGCACCGGGCATGCGCTGGTGACGGTCTCGAAGCCCTCCTCGACGTAGTACGTCTTGACGAAGGCGGCGCCCAGCTCGGCGGTGATGCGCGTGGCCAGCCGGAAGTAGCGGGCGTCGCGGACCATCTCGCGGCCGACGGCGGTCACCGCGAGCACCGGGATGCCGGCGCTCTGACCCTGGTCGACCAACGTGGTCAGGTTCTTGACAGAGCGGGACTCGTTCTCGGAGCCCACGAAGACCTGCACGGCCAGCGCGGCGGCGTCGAGCCGGACCGCGTCGTCGATCGAGACGGCCAGGTCCTCCTGGCTCAGGTCGCCGAGCACGCTCGGGCCGCCGCTCGCGCGGAGCACGACGCCCTTGCCCGAGGTGGCCGGGATCGTGGTGCGCAGGGCGCCGCGGGTGCACATCAGGGCGTCGGCCTGCGGGACCAGCGGCACGATCGAGCGGTCGAGCCGCTCCAGCCCCGAGGTCGGGCCCTGGAAGTAGCCGTGGTCGAAGGCGAGCATGACCGTCTTGCCGTCGGCCGGGTCGAAGACGCGCGAGAGGCGCGCGCGCATCCCCCAGTCCTGTCCGGCGAGGCCCTTCAGCGGGAAGTCGCCCGCCCGGGCGACGGCGCCCCCGAAGTCGGTGCCTTCGCGGAGGTCGTCGAGGTCAGCCATGGGTGTTCTCCTTCTTTGTGATGGGCAGGGAGTCGCGCAGCCGCGCGAGCACGGACCGGCCGGTGCCGGTCGCGGCGGTCGAGACGACCACGACCGCGACCACGAGGACGCCCTTGAGGATGTTCTGGGCGCCGACGCTCCAGCCGACGAGGTTGAGCAGGCCCGACAGCAGCACGAAGAACAGCGCGCCGGTCCAGGCGCCGACGGGCACCGCGCGGCCGCCCGAGATGAGCGTGCCGCCGATCACCACCACGGCGACGGAGTCGAGCATGTACGAGGTTCCGAGCACGGTGCTCGGCGAGATGAAGGCGGCGAGCAGGCCGCCCGCGAGCCCGGCGAGGCCGCCGCTCACGAGGTAGGTGATCGCGGTGACGCGCCACACGCGGATGCCGGCGCGCTCGGCGGCACGCGGGCTCTGGCCCACGGCGAGCACCGAGAGGCCGAACCGGGTGCGGGCGAGCACGAGCCCCACGACGACGGTGACCGCGACGACGACCAGCGCCATGACCGGGATGCCCAGCACCTTCGCGTTGACGAAGGCGCGCAGCCCCGCATCGGCGGAGGCGCGGTTGGCGTCGGCGAGCAGCAGGGTGGTCGACTGCACGATCAGGCTGGTGGCGAGCGTCGCGATGATGGGCGGCACGCGCAGCACCAGGATGGCGATCACGCTGATCAGGCCGGCGCCGAGACCGGCACCCACGGCCGCGGCGATCCCGACCACCGGGCCGGCGGCGGCGCCGACACCGACGGAGACGTACGACGCCATCGAGACGACCGTGCCGACCGAGACGTCGATGTTGCCAGGCCCCAGCGTGATGACGAGCATCTGGCCGAGTGCGACGAGCACGAGGAACGGCGCCAGCGACAGCGCTTGGGCCAGCGGGTCGAAGGGTGCTGCGGGCCGCACGGCGACGATGCAGAGCCAGACGGCCAGCACGCCGATCAGCGACCAGCCCCAGGCGGGCCAGTGGAACCGGCGCCGCGTCTCCACCACCGGGGTCGAGAGTGTGGGCGGGGTCTGCGCGGGAGCAGGTGTGGAGGTGGAGGTGGTCATCGGCTGAACCTCTCGGTGATGATGCGGCCGGCCAGCACCGCGAGCACGATCACGCCCTGTGCGCCGGCCTGCATGCTCGACGGGAGCGCGACCAGGCTGAGCAGCACGGAGATCAGGCCGAGGGTGACGGCGCCGAGCGTGGTCCCCAAGGGGAGCGCGCGTCCGCCGGAGAACGTGCCGCCGCCGAGGATGACCGCGGCGATGGTGGTGAGGGTGAAGTTGCTGGCCGAGTTGATGTCGCCCGACCGCGTCTGCGCGGCCAGCAGCAGGCCGGAGACGAGGATGAGCACGGCAGCGAGCACGTAGGCCGTGACGCGGGTGCGGGTCAGTGACCAGCCCGCCTTGTCGAGGGTGGCGGCGCTGGAGCCGAGGGCGCGCATCCGGGCGCCGACACGGCTGCGCCGGGTGAGCCACCAGCCGACGAGCGCGGCGAGGGCGATGAAGACCAGCGGCGGCGGCACGATGTCGCTGCGCCAGGAGCCGATGGCGGTCAGCCAGGCCGGGGTCGCGCCTCCGGGCGTGGGCAGCAGCTGCAGGCCGACGCCCAGCCAGACGAACGACATGCCGAGCGTCACGATGATGGAGGGGACGCCGCGCTTCTGCACGATCAGTCCGAGCAGCGCGTAGACCACGAGCACCGCGCCGAGCATCAGCACGCCGAGCACCGGGTTCGTGGCCAGGAGCGTGGCGGCGATGACCGTGACCAGACCGACGAGGTTGCCGATGCCGAGGTCGATATCGCCGACCGACATGATGATCATCTGCGCCTGCGCGGCGAAGACCAGTGGCACGGCCGACATCAGCATGAGGCTGAGCCCGGTGACCGAGAGGATGCCCGGCTGGATGGCCGCGGCCAATGCCACGATCACCACCAGGGCGACGAGGGAGAGCAGGGCGGGCGAGCCGTGGGCGAGACCGGCGCGCAGCCGGGTCGCCGCGGGCGGCCGGCCGGAGCCGCGGGCCGCGGTGCCGGGTGCGGGCGCCGTGGAGGCGGTGGTCGCGGTGGTCATCGGGCGGTCCCTTCCTCGAACGAGTCGGCGATGATCCGCTCCTCGGTGTTGCTGTCGCCCGCGAGCTCGGACACGATGCGCCCCGCGCGGAGCACGTAGACGCGGTCGCAGTGCGCCATCTCCGCGTTCTCGGTGGAGTACCAGACGATCGCGCGGCCGGCGGCGGCCTCCGCCTTCATCAGGGTGTAGAGCTCGTTCTTGGTGGCGACGTCGACGCCGCGGAACGGGTCGTCGAGCAGCACCAGGGAGGCGTCCGTGGCGAAGGCGCGGGCGACCAGCACCTTCTGCTGGTTGCCGCCGCTGAGCGCGGTGATCGGGGTGCCTGCGGCGCCGCGGATGCGCAGCGCGTCGATCCAGCGCGCCGCGAGCTCGCGCTTGGCGCGGCCGTTGACGACGCCCGCGGTGCTGATGCTGCGCAGGGCGGCGACGGTCAGGTTCTGGGCGACGCTCCAGAGCGGCAGGATGCCGGAGGTCTGGCGGTCGCCGGGAACGTACGCGCGGCGGCGCGGGGCGCTCACGCCGCGGGTCAGCGGGCCGGCCGACCAGAGCCGGGTGAGCATCCGCTCCTGGCCCTGGCCGGCGAGCCCCGCGAGACCGACGATCTCGCCCGAGCGGACGGTGAACGGCGCGCCGTCGCCGCGGATCGCGGCCACGACCTCCCCCGCCTCCCTGGCCTCCGCCGCGGCCTCGACCTCCGCCGCCGCGTGCACCTCGCCGCCCATCGCGTGCAGCAGCGTGCGCTCGTCGGCGCCGGTGAAGACGCCCGCGACGGCGCCGTCGCGCATGACGGCGACGCGGTCGCTGTGCGCGATCACCTCGGCCATGCGGTGCGAGATCAGCAGCACGCTCACGCCGTCGGCGGTCAGCCGGTGGAGGTGCGCGTAGAGCTGGCCTGCCGCGTCCACCCCGAGCGACTCGGTCGGCTCATCCAGGATGAGCAGGCCGAGCCGCTCGGTGCAGAGCGCGCGGGCGATCTCGACCATCTGGCGTTGCGCCAGGGTGAGCTCGCCGACGCGGCGGACCACCGCGATCCCGTGCCCGGGGAAGACGGTGTCCAGCACCTCCCCGATCCGCCGCTCCGCGCGGCCCATCCACCCGAAGGAGGCCGAGCGGCGGCGGTCGGAGAGGTACGCGTTCTCGGCGACCGTGAGGTCGGCGCAGAGCGCCAGCTCCTGGTAGACCATGCGGACGCCGGCCGCGGCGGCCGAACGAGCGTCCCAGGTCGTGCCTGCGGCATCCCGGGCCGTCACGGCGCCCGCGTCGGGCTGCTCGCGACCGGCCAGGATGCGCATGAGCGTGCTCTTGCCCGCGCCGTTGTGACCGACGAGCCCGAGGATCTCGCCGCGCTCGACGTGCAGGTCGACACCGGTCAGCGCGCGGGTGCTCCCGTAGCGCTTGGTCACGCCGCGGGCGGCGATCGTCGCCGCCTGGCCGGGCGCGGTCGCGGGGGCGGTGGCGGCGTCGGCCGCGCGCTCCTCCCCCACGCTCGTGGTGGTCGGTTTCATCGTCGTTGGCATGGCTCCTCCTCGAACTCGCCGGTCGGTCGCGCTACTTGAGCGCGGGCGCCTCGGCGTCCTTCCCGTCGGCGACGGCGGCGATGGCGGCCTTCACGCTGGCCTCGTCCCACGGGTACGCGGCGTACTCGTCGGCCGAGAGCGTGCCTGCCCAGTAGTCGAGGTCGTCCTGGCCGATCTCCAGCAGCGGGAGCACGACGGTCGACGGGACCTTCTCGCCGGCGAGGAGCTCCAGGCCGACGTAGAGGGCGGCCACGCCCTGGCCCGGGTCGGTCAGCGCGGCGAACGAGCCGTTGCTGATGCCCGAGTCCTTCCAGAACTTCAGCGACTTGCCGTCGGTGTCGAAGACGACCACCGGCGCCGGCCGGCCGGCCGACTCGAAGGCCTGCACGACGCCCATGCCGCCGATGCAGCCGGGCACCGCCGCGATGGGCGGCAGCGAGCCGAGCACCGAGACGATCTCCTTCTGCGCGGTGGAGCCGTCGCAGTAGCCGTTGACCTCGGCCGCGACCTTCACGCCCGGGTAGTCCTTGAGGATCTCGTGCTGGCGCTTGTTGAACTCCTCCTCGGGCTGCGAGCCGATGACGCCGCGGTTGATGATGATGTCGCCCTTGCCGTCGATCGCCTTCAGCGCGGGGACGAGCGAGACCTCGCCCCACTTGGCGTAGTCGTTGCGGACGATGTGGGCGCAGTCGGCCTTCATGTCGGCGTCGAGCACGAGCACGGTGATGCCCGCGTTGCAGGCCTCCTCGACGGCGGGCACGAGAGCGGTGGAGGACGCCGGGATGACGATCAGCATGTCCGGCTTCTGCAGCACCAGGCTGCGGATCTGCGACGCCTGCTCGGTGGCGCTGTTCTCGCCGGGGGCGTTGACGGTCGTGTACTTGGAGACGACGCCGTCCTTCTTGAGCTTGCCGGCCTCCTTCTCGAACTTGTCGATCAGGGTGAGCCGCCAGCCGTTGACGAAGCCGTTGCTCAGCGCGACCGAGATGCCCTCGGTCTTGCCGGAGCCGCCGTCGCCGCTTCCGGCCGCGCCGGCGGAGCAGCCGGTGAGGGTGAGGGCCGCCGCGACGGCGGCGACGACGCCGATGCGGCGCCAGGATCGAAACTTCATTGTTCTGCCTCCAGTGGGGGTTCGCTTCTCTGCGAGTGCTG
The sequence above is a segment of the Leifsonia williamsii genome. Coding sequences within it:
- a CDS encoding substrate-binding domain-containing protein translates to MKFRSWRRIGVVAAVAAALTLTGCSAGAAGSGDGGSGKTEGISVALSNGFVNGWRLTLIDKFEKEAGKLKKDGVVSKYTTVNAPGENSATEQASQIRSLVLQKPDMLIVIPASSTALVPAVEEACNAGITVLVLDADMKADCAHIVRNDYAKWGEVSLVPALKAIDGKGDIIINRGVIGSQPEEEFNKRQHEILKDYPGVKVAAEVNGYCDGSTAQKEIVSVLGSLPPIAAVPGCIGGMGVVQAFESAGRPAPVVVFDTDGKSLKFWKDSGISNGSFAALTDPGQGVAALYVGLELLAGEKVPSTVVLPLLEIGQDDLDYWAGTLSADEYAAYPWDEASVKAAIAAVADGKDAEAPALK
- the lsrF gene encoding 3-hydroxy-5-phosphonooxypentane-2,4-dione thiolase translates to MADLDDLREGTDFGGAVARAGDFPLKGLAGQDWGMRARLSRVFDPADGKTVMLAFDHGYFQGPTSGLERLDRSIVPLVPQADALMCTRGALRTTIPATSGKGVVLRASGGPSVLGDLSQEDLAVSIDDAVRLDAAALAVQVFVGSENESRSVKNLTTLVDQGQSAGIPVLAVTAVGREMVRDARYFRLATRITAELGAAFVKTYYVEEGFETVTSACPVPIIIAGGKKVEEQEALRVAYRAMQEGAAGVDMGRNVFQSEHPAAMLAAVRGVVHDGLTAEDAFDLYRQLSFESAGHDVPELAH
- a CDS encoding ABC transporter permease, with translation MTTATTASTAPAPGTAARGSGRPPAATRLRAGLAHGSPALLSLVALVVIVALAAAIQPGILSVTGLSLMLMSAVPLVFAAQAQMIIMSVGDIDLGIGNLVGLVTVIAATLLATNPVLGVLMLGAVLVVYALLGLIVQKRGVPSIIVTLGMSFVWLGVGLQLLPTPGGATPAWLTAIGSWRSDIVPPPLVFIALAALVGWWLTRRSRVGARMRALGSSAATLDKAGWSLTRTRVTAYVLAAVLILVSGLLLAAQTRSGDINSASNFTLTTIAAVILGGGTFSGGRALPLGTTLGAVTLGLISVLLSLVALPSSMQAGAQGVIVLAVLAGRIITERFSR
- a CDS encoding sugar ABC transporter ATP-binding protein, whose product is MPTTMKPTTTSVGEERAADAATAPATAPGQAATIAARGVTKRYGSTRALTGVDLHVERGEILGLVGHNGAGKSTLMRILAGREQPDAGAVTARDAAGTTWDARSAAAAGVRMVYQELALCADLTVAENAYLSDRRRSASFGWMGRAERRIGEVLDTVFPGHGIAVVRRVGELTLAQRQMVEIARALCTERLGLLILDEPTESLGVDAAGQLYAHLHRLTADGVSVLLISHRMAEVIAHSDRVAVMRDGAVAGVFTGADERTLLHAMGGEVHAAAEVEAAAEAREAGEVVAAIRGDGAPFTVRSGEIVGLAGLAGQGQERMLTRLWSAGPLTRGVSAPRRRAYVPGDRQTSGILPLWSVAQNLTVAALRSISTAGVVNGRAKRELAARWIDALRIRGAAGTPITALSGGNQQKVLVARAFATDASLVLLDDPFRGVDVATKNELYTLMKAEAAAGRAIVWYSTENAEMAHCDRVYVLRAGRIVSELAGDSNTEERIIADSFEEGTAR
- a CDS encoding ABC transporter permease, whose product is MTTSTSTPAPAQTPPTLSTPVVETRRRFHWPAWGWSLIGVLAVWLCIVAVRPAAPFDPLAQALSLAPFLVLVALGQMLVITLGPGNIDVSVGTVVSMASYVSVGVGAAAGPVVGIAAAVGAGLGAGLISVIAILVLRVPPIIATLATSLIVQSTTLLLADANRASADAGLRAFVNAKVLGIPVMALVVVAVTVVVGLVLARTRFGLSVLAVGQSPRAAERAGIRVWRVTAITYLVSGGLAGLAGGLLAAFISPSTVLGTSYMLDSVAVVVIGGTLISGGRAVPVGAWTGALFFVLLSGLLNLVGWSVGAQNILKGVLVVAVVVVSTAATGTGRSVLARLRDSLPITKKENTHG